The DNA window AGCCAGAGTCGGGCACCCGGATTCTGATGGAGCGCCTGATCGAGCGGTTGGGCAAGGGGCGGCCGCAACGGGTGGTCGAACTGGAAAGCAACGAAACCATCAAGCAGGCGGTGATGGCGGGGCTCGGGATCGCGCTGATCTCGCGCCATACGGTGGCCGGCGAACTGAACGACGGGCGCCTGGTCGAACTCGACGCGCCCTCGCTGCCCTTGGTGCGGCAATGGTTCCTGGTCCATCGCAGCGACACCGCGCTCAGCGCGGCCGGTCGGCGGATCCACGGCTATATCGTGGGACGGCAGGGGGCCTTCCTGCCCCGATAGCCCGGTTCCGGCCCCGAATTTTCGTCGAAAATTCGCGCGGGATGGCGGGCCTGCGGTTTCTGCGGCCACTGGGGGCGGCAGGGGGTTGACCTTCCAGCGACTGGAAGTCCTATCTCGGTAAGGCGTTCGCCGTGAAGGAGGCTGCCATGACCGCAATGACCACAACCAGACTGAAACTCGAAGGGCTGCATTGCGCGGGCTGCGTGCGTCGGGTCGAGCGCGCCCTGACCGAGCTGCCCGATGTCGGTGCCGCCCGGGTCAATCTTGCCACCGGCTCGGCCGAGATCGAGCATTCGGGCCCGGTCGCGCCGCTGATCGGGGCCGTCGAGGGCGTGGGCTTCGGCGTGGGCCAGACCGAGATCGCGCTGGCGGTCGAGGGTGCCACCTGTGCCTCCTGCACCGGCCGGATCGAGCGGACGCTCATGGCCCAGCCCGGTGTGCTCGGGGCGGCGATGAACCTTGCGAGCGGTGAGGCCCGCGTCACCGTCGCCGAAGGGCTGGACGACGCCGCCGCGCTCGCCCGAGCGGTGACCGAGGTCGGCTATCCGTCCCGCCCGCTGGGTGCCGAGGACCGGCCCGAGCCCGGCGCAGCCCAGGCCGCCGAGGCCCGTGGGCTTGCCCGCCGGGCCTGGACCGCGGGACTTCTGGCGCTGCCGGTCGTGCTGCTGGAAATGGGCGGACATGTGGCGCCCGGTGCCCGCGAGGCGCTCGCCGGGATCGTCTCCGAGACCGGTCTGCGCATCGTCTCCTTCCTGCTGACCACCGCGATCCTCGCCGGTCCCGGCCGCGCCTTCTTCGTCAAGGGCGTGCCGCTCCTGCTGAAGGGCGCGCCCGACATGAATGCTCTGGTCGCGCTCGGCACCGCCGCCGCCTGGGCCTATTCGACCCTTGCAACCTTCGCCCCCGGCCTGCTGCCCGAAGGCACGGCGCATATCTATTTCGAGGCCGCCGCGGTCATCGTCACCCTGATCCTGATCGGCCGCAGCCTCGAGGCCCGCGCCCGCGGCCGCACCGGCGAGGCGATCCGGCATCTTCTGGGCCTGCAGCCGCGCAGCGCCCGGGTGGTGACCGAAAATGGCCTCGAGGAACGGCCCGTCGAGCAACTCGCGCCCGGCGATCTGATCGAGATCCGGCCCGGCGAGCGCATCCCGACCGATGGCGAGATCGTCGAGGGCCAGGGCCCGGTCGACGAATCGATGCTGACCGGCGAGCCGATGCCGGTCGACAAGGCGCCCGGCGACGCAGTCACGGGCGGCACCGTCAATGGCGCCTCCGCGCTGAGATTCCGCGCCACCCGGGTCGGCCGCGATACCGCGCTGGCCCAGATCGTGGCGATGGTCGAGACGGCGCAGGGCGCCAAGCTGCCGGTGCAGGCGCTGGCCGACCGGATCACCGGCATCTTCGTTCCCGCCGTCCTCGTCGTCGCGGCGCTGACCGTGGCGCTCTGGCTGATTGTCGGTCCCGACCCGGCGCTGGGGCTTGCGCTGGTCGCGGGCGTCTCGGTGCTGATCGTCGCCTGTCCCTGCGCCATGGGGCTGGCCACGCCGACCTCGGTGATGGTGGGCACGGGCCGCGCTGCCGAAATGGGGGTTCTCTTCCGCAAGGGCGATGCGCTGCAAAGCCTGTCGGGCGTCGCGACGGTCGCCTTCGACAAGACCGGCACCCTGACCGAGGGCCATCCCGAACTGACCGGTATCCGGCTGGCCGACGGCTTTGAAAGGGACGATGTCCTGGCCGCTGCCGCCGCGCTCGAGGCCCGCTCGGAGCATCCGCTTGCCCGCGCCATCCTGGCCGCCGCGCCAGATCATCCCGAGGCCGAAGGGGTCGAGGCGTTGCCCGGTTTCGGCGTCCGGGGACGGATCGGCGGCCGTGACGTCCTGGTGGGCGCCGAACGGCTGATGGCGCGCGAGGGCATCGCGCTCGGGCCCCTCGAGGCCGAGGCCGCGACGCTGGCCGCCACGGGGGCGACGCCCGTTTTCGTGGCCATCGACGGAGGGGCGGCGGGCGTGCTGGCGCTGGCCGACCCGATCAAGCCCTCGGCGCGCGCGGCGATCGCGGGGCTCCACCGGATGGGGGTCGCGACCGCGCTGATCACCGGCGATACCGAGCCGACCGCGCGCGCCGTCGCGGCCGAGCTTGGCATCGACCATGTCGTGGCGGGCGTTCTGCCCGGCGGCAAGGTCGAGGCGCTGGAGGGGCTTCGCGCCGAGGGCCCGGTCGCCTTCGTCGGCGACGGGCTGAATGACGCGCCCGCACTGGCCGCGGCCGATGTGGGGCTTGCCATCGGCACCGGCACCGATGTCGCCATCGAGGCGGGCGACGTGGTGCTGATGTCGGGCGATCCGCAGGGCGTGGTCAATGCGCTCCATGTCAGCCGCCGGACTCTGGCCAATATCCGCCAGAACCTGTTCTGGGCCTTCGCCTATAACGTCGCGCTGATCCCGGTGGCGGCAGGCGTGCTCTATCCGCTGAACGGCCTTCTCCTGTCGCCGATGCTGGCCGCGGGCGCGATGGCCTGCTCGAGCCTCTTCGTGCTGTCGAACGCGCTTCGGCTGCGCGGGCTCGGCCCGCTGGAGGCCGGGTCATGAATATCGGCGACATCTCGAAGGTCACCGGGCTGCCGGCCAAGACCATCCGCTATTACGAGGAGATCGGTCTGATCCGTCCGGCCCGGGGCGACAATGGCTACCGGCATTTCTCGGAAACCGACCGGCACAACCTGACCTTTCTGGGCCGGGCCCGGTCGCTCGGCTTCTCGATCGAGGAATGCCGGGCGCTTCTGGCGCTTTACACCGACAAGGAGCGCGCCAGCGCCAATGTGAAGCAGATCGCCCGCGTCCATCTGGCGCAGATCGAGGCCAAGATCGCCGAGTTGCAGGCGATGCGCGCCACCTTGGCCGAGCTGGTCTCGGCCTGTGCGGGCGATCAGCGTCCCGATTGTCCGATCCTGAAGGGGCTGGCGGGCGAGGGCTGAGCCCGCTCAAAGGGCTTTGACAATGCGCGCCGATGGGCTAGGCAGGAGCGACTTCGGTTCCGGCCGGGAAGGCCGGATAAAAGGGAACGCGGTGCGCCCTCTCAGGGGCAACTCCGCGGCTGCCCCCGCAACTGTAGGCGGAGAGCGCGGCTGACAGATGCCACTGGGCCAGGGCCCGGGAAGGCCAGCCAAGCAAGGACCCGCAAGCCAGGAGACCTGCCGGAGCGACGATCACCCTTTCCGGGCGCGGGGCGCGCCCCGGAGCGGCCAGCCCGCAGCGGTGAGACAGATCACCGTCCGGGGAGCTGGCCCGATCCCGCCGCGCCCCGGACCGCCCGCAAGGGCAGGGAAGGGCAGGGCGATGGACGATCCGGAGACAAGACCGGCCGACCAGGACGGAGCGCGCGCATGAGGGGGCAGGGGCTCTTCTGGGCGCTTGCGCTGCTGGTGGCGGCGCTTTTCGGGCTGTCGCTGCTGATCGGTCCGGCCGGGTTGTCGGTCGGCGACAGCCTCTCGGCGCTGCTGGCCGGGCGCGGTGAGGCGGCGGTGCTGGTCATGCGCGAGATCCGGCTGCCACGCGCGATCCTTGCCGTGCTGGTGGGTGCGAGCCTCGGGCTCTCGGGTGCGGCCCTTCAGGGCTACATGCGCAACCCGCTGGCCGAGCCCGGTCTGATCGGCGTCTCGTCGAGTGCCGCGCTGGGCGCGGTGCTGGCGCTGCAAACGGGGCTCGCCTCGGCGCATGTGCTGGCGCTGCCGGCCTCGGCGCTGACCGGCGCGCTGATCGCCGTCTCGCTGCTGCTGCTTCTGGCCGGACCGCGCGGTGGGGCCTTCACGCTGATCCTCGCGGGCATCGCCCTTTCGGCGCTGGCGGGCGCGCTGACGCAACTGGTGCTGAACCTCTCGCCCAATCCTTACGCCACGGCCGATATCGTCTTCTGGCTGATGGGTTCGCTGGCCGACCGGTCCTTCACCCATGTCTGGCTGGCGCTGCCGCTGACGCTTCTGGGCTGGTTGATGCTGGCCGGGCTCGGCCGCGGGCTCGATGCCCTGACGCTGGGCGAGGATGCGGCGGCGGCGCTGGGCATCCGGCTCGGGCGGATGCGCCTCGCGCTGGTCCTGGGTGTCGCGGCCTCGGTGGGCGCGGGGGTGGCGGTCGCGGGCGCCATCGGCTTTGTCGGTCTGATCGTGCCGCATCTGCTGCGCCCGCTGGTGGGCGCCCGGCCCGGGCGGCTGCTGGCGGCCTCGGCGCTGGGCGGCGCGGCCCTTCTGCTGGCCGCCGATATCGGCGTGCGGCTGGTGCTGCCCGACCGCGATCTCAAGCTGGGCGTCGTGACCGCGCTGATCGGGGCGCCGCTGTTCATCCGGCTGATCTACCGCACCCGGGCGGAGGCGGGCGCATGACCGAGCTTGAGCTTTCGCATCTGACCGTCCGGCGCGGCGCCTGCCCTGTGGTCGACGATGTCACCGCGCGGCTGTCACCGGGCGACTGCGTGGGCCTTGTCGGTCCCAATGGCGCGGGCAAGACCACATTGATGCGCGCAGCCCTCGGCCTTCTGCCGCACAAGGGCACATCGAGCCTCGCGCGCCTCCCCGCGCCCGAGCGTGCCCGCACCGCTGCCTGGCTGCCGCAAACGCGCGAGATCGCCTGGCCGGTCAGCGTCGAGACCCTGGTCGCGCTTGGCCGCACGCCGCATCTGGGGCCGGGCCAGCGTCCCGGACCCGCCGACCGTGCCGCCGTTGACGCCGCGATGGCCCGCCTCGAACTTGGCGGTTTCGCCACGCGCTGCGCGACCGAGCTGTCTGGGGGCGAACAGGCGCGGGTGCTGATCGCCCGGGCGCTGGCGCAGGAGGCGCCGATCCTGATGGCCGACGAACCCATTGCCGGGCTCGACCCGGCGCATCAGTTCACCACCATGGCGCTGTTCGCGCGCCTCGCCGCCGAAGGCCGCCTCGTGATGGTCTCGCTCCACGATCTGGGGCTGGCGGTCCGGTTCTGCACCCGGCTTCTGCTAATGCATCGCGGCCGTCTGGTGGCCGACGGCCCGCCCCGCGCGGTACTGAGCGAGGCCAATCTGGCCGAGGTCTTCGGGCTGCGCGCCTATCTGGCCGAGACCCCCGACGGCCCGGTCTTCCAGCCGCTCGAGGTGGTGCGATGACCCCCAATTCCTGTCCGGCCGAGGAGCCCGCCGCATGATCGACCCGATCCTGTCCTTCCTTCACACCGGCGGCGCGGCGATGTGGGCCATCGCGGGCCTGTCGGTCGCGACGCTCAGCCTGATCCTCTGGAAGCTCTGGGGCCTCGCGCGGATGGGCGCCTTCGCGGGCGCCCGGGCCGAACGCGCCGTGCGGCTCTGGCAGGAGGGGGCGCGCGAGGCGGCGGCCGACGCGCTTGCGGGCCGGGTCGGACTGCGCGCCCGGCTGGTCCGCGCGGCCATTGGGGCGCTGGCGCTGGGCCTGCCCGAGGCGAAGGCGCGCGAGGAAACCACCCGCGTCGCCCGGCGCCTGCTGGTCGAGGCGCGCGCGGGGCTTCGGGCACTGGAACTGATCGCGGTGATCGCGCCGCTTCTGGGTCTTCTCGGCACGGTTCTGGGCATGATCGATGCGTTCCAGGCGCTGCAAGCGGCGGGCTCGGCGGCCGACCCGGCCGATCTGGCGGGCGGCATCTGGGAGGCGCTTCTGACCACGGCCGCCGGCATGGCGGTGGCAATCCCGGCGGCGGTCTCGCTCAGCTGGTTCGAATCCGTGGCCGACAGCGCCCGCGCCGACATGGAAGACCTCGCGACCCGGCTGTTCCTTGCGGCGGAGGCGGGCTGATGTTCAGCTTCGACACGCCCCGGCCGCCACGCCGCCCGAGCCTCACGCCGATGATCGACGTGGTCTTCCTGCTGCTTGTCTTCTTCATGATCGCCGCCCGCTTCGGCCCCGAGGCGGGGATCGGGATCGTCGCGGCACAAGGCGGGGGGGCGGGCGACTGGCAGGGGCCGCCAAGGCTGATCGAGGTGCGCCCGGACGGGCTGTCCCTGAACGGGCAGGTGATGGCGCCCGACGCCATTGCCACAGAGCTGGCGCGGATCACGCCCGCGCCGGGCGATCCGGTCCTGCTGCGCGCCCGGGACGGGGCCGACCTGCAGGCGCTGGTCGATGCGATGGACGCGCTCGGCCGGGCCGGGGTCGCGGGGCTCATGCTGGTGGAGTGAGGCGATGCTCGACTTCGGCGAGGACGACCGGCAGCGCAGGCAGGGCGAAAGCATCGTGCCGATGATCAATGTCGTCTTCCTTTTGCTGATCTTCTTTCTGATGAGCGCGCGGCTGGTGCCGCCCGCCCCCTTCGAGACCGCACCGCCGCAGGCGGACGGGGCCGAGCCCGCCACGGGTGACATGTTGCATCTGTCGGCCGCGGGCGATCTGGCCTTCGGCGATCTGCGGGGCGAGGCGGTCTTCGCGGCGCTCGCCGCCCGTCCCGAGGGCGCGGGGCCGCTGGTGATCCGGGCCGATGCCGGGGTCGAGGCGGCAGCGCTGGCACGTATTGCCGCGCGGCTGACGGCCGAGGGGCAAGGCCCGTTGCGGCTGGTGACGGTGCCGCGATGAAACGGGCGGGCGAGCTTCTGGCCTTCGTGCCGCTGGCCCTCGCGCTTCATGTCGGGGCCTTCGCGCTGGCGCGGCCGCCGCTCGTGGGCGTTGCCGGGGGCGCAGGTGGGCCGGGGGGCGAGGCGCTGGTGACGCTGGCGGCGGCGCCTGCTTCCTATGCCAGGCTTGCCGAGGACTGGACCGAGGCCCCGGCGCCCGAGACCGAGCTTGCGGGCCTGCCCGCGCCAGAGCCGGAGCCCGAAAGCGTCCCGCGCGCCAGGCCCGACGGCTTTGCGACGCCCCTTCCGGCTCTGCCGAAGCCTGCCGAACAGCATCGTGAGGCCGATTTCCTCGCGCCCCCCTACCCGCCCGAGAGGCGCGAGACCCAGCGCGCGCCGGACCCGGCGCCGGTGCTTCGGCCCGAGGCCCGCCCGGATCTCCTGCGCAAAGCTGCCCGCTCCGCGCCGCCATCCGAGGCCCGCGCGGCCCAGGTGGCGCGGGGGCGGGCGGAGGCTGCCGAGGCCGGGGCGGGGGCGGCCGGCGGCGCGCCGACGCTGTCGCCCGCCCGGGCCTCGTCGCTACGGGCCGAATGGGGCGCGCGGATCCTGGCGCGGGTCGATCGCAGCCACCGCTATCCGCGCGGTACGCGGGCCAGCGGCCGGGCGCTGGTCGAGCTGGTCCTGGCGCGCGACGGACGGCTTCTGTCGGCCCGGCTGGTCCGGAGTGCGGGCGATGCGAGGCTCGACGAGGCGGCGCTGGCGACGGTGCGTCGGGCCGGGCGCTTACCGCCCGCCCCCCACGGGCTCGAGGCCGCGCGCTACAGCTTCACGCTTCCGCTCCGGTTCGAGTGGCGAGGATAGGTCCCGCGCGGGCCAGTGCCGTCAAAGGGGACGCCACCAAGGGGCCGGGGGCGTTTCGGGCGCTGTGACCGGAGCCTGCCGCCTTGTCCGCGACCGGGGCAATCCGCCTGCCCGGGCGGGCCCCCGGTTGCGGGGAGTGACAAGCCTCGCGGCGCCTGCTTTCGGGGGCAGGCGGGGCAGGCAGGTCTGGAGCCCGGTCTTTCGGTCTTTCCGGGGCGGCCCTCAGGCGGTTTGGGGGCGTCGGATCAGCGCGGCCGCGCCCCGGGCCCGGTCGGACAGACCCGCGCCCGGGGTCTCGGCCAGGATCAGCAGTCGTGCCCGCATGCGCGGATCCCAGAACTGGTCGATATGGGCGGCGATGGCGGCTTCTGCCTCGTCATCGGGCAGGCGGGCGAAGGCGGTCGCGATCTGGTTGGCCATGTAGGCAAGCTTGTCAGGGGTCATGGGGGATCTCCGCCGCAGCTATCCGCCGGGCATGGGTGTGGATGTCGAAATTCGCGCCGCGCGCCCGGGCGACGAGGGTCAGCCCCGCGGCCTCGGCCGCGGCGACGGCGCGGGCGGTCGGGGCCGAGACCGCGATCAGGGCGGGCGCCCGGGCAAGAACCGCCTTCTGCACCATCTCGATCGAGACCCGCGAGGTCAGCAGGATCGCGCCGCCCGAGGCGTCGCGCCCCATCCGCGCCAGCCGCCCCACCAGCTTGTCGAGCGCATTGTGCCGTCCGACATCCTCGCAAAGCGCAACCAGCCCCTCCGCGCGGGTCCAGAACCCCGCCGCATGGGCCGCCCGCGTCGCGCCGTGCAACTCCTGACCGAGGCTCAGCGCGGTCATCGCTTCGGCGATCTCGGGCGGCGTCAGGTGCAGGCCATCCGATGGCAGCACCGGCAGCGGCCGGCTCGCGGCGGCAAGGCTTTCGACACCGCAAAGCCCGCAGCCGACCGGCCCCGCCATGCTGCGCCGCCGCCCGGCCAGACGCGCGCCCAGCCCGGGCGCCAGCCAGATCCGCAGCTCGATCCCCTCGTCGTGATCTGCACGCTCGATCCGCGCGATCTGATCGGGGCGCTCGACGATGCCTTCGCCCAGCGAGAATCCCAGGGCGAAATCCTCGAGATCGGCGGGGCTGGCCAGCATCACCGCATGGGTCGTGCCGTCATAGCACAGCGCGACCGGCACCTCCTCGGCCAGCCGCCGGATGTCGGGCGCGGCCCCGTCGGGGCCGAGGCTCTGCACCTGCGATGTTGTCCAGGGCCGCATCGGGGCCTATTCCGCCGCGGGCAGGATGCGGCGGGCGGCGCGGGCATGGGCGGCGTAATCCTCCTGCCAGTCCGAGGGCCCGTTCGACAGCGCCACCTGCACCGCCGTCACCTTGTATTCGGGGCAGTTGGTGGCCCAGTCGGAATAGTCCGAGGTCACCACATTGGCCTGTGTCTCGGGGTGGTGGAAGGTGGTGTAGACGACGCCCGGGCTGACCCGGTCGGTCAGGGTGGCCCTGAGCGAGGTCTCGCCCGAGCGAGAGGCGAGGCGCACCCAGTCGCCCTCGGAGATGCCGCGGGTCTCGGCGTCATGGGGGTGGATCTCCAGCCGGTCCTCGTCATGCCAGGCGGTATTTGCGGTGCGCCGGGTCTGGGCGCCCACATTGTACTGGCTGAGAATGCGCCCCGTCGTCAGCAGAAGCGGGAAGCGCGGGCCGGTGCGCTCGTCGGTCGGCACATAGTCGGTGACGACGAAAAGCCCCTTGCCGCGCACGAAGCCCGTCTCGTGCATGACCGGGGTGCCCGTGGGGGCGGCCTCGTTGCAGGGCCATTGCACCGAGCCTTCGCGGTCGAGCAGATCGTAGCTCACGCCCGCGAAGCTGGGGGTGGTGGCGGCGAGCTCGTCCATGATCTCGGAGGGGTGGGCATAGCCCCAGCCCGCGCCCATGGCATTGGCGAGCGCCATGGTGACCTCCCAATCGGCCAGCCCCGTCTTCGGGGCCATCACCCGGCGGACCCGGTTCAGCCGCCGTTCGGCATTGGTGAAGGTGCCGTCCTTTTCGAGGAAGCTCGAGCCCGGCAGGAAGACATGGGCATAATTCGCGGTCTCGTTCAGGAAGAGATCGTGCACGATCACGCAATCCATCGCCGCCAGCCCGGCGGCCACGTGTTTCGTGTCGGGGTCCGATTGCAGGATGTCCTCGCCCTGGATGTAGAGTCCGCGGAAGCTGCCATCGACGGCCGCGTCCAGCATGTTGGGGATGCGCAGCCCCGGTTCGTCCGAGATCGTCACGTTCCAGAGCCGCTCGAACACCCCGCGCGCCCCGGCGTCATGGACATGGCGATAGCCCGGCAGCTCATGCGGGAAGCTGCCCATGTCGCAGGACCCCTGCACGTTGTTCTGGCCTCGCAGCGGGTTCACGCCGACACCCGGCCGCCCGATATTGCCGGTCGCCATGGCGAGATTCGCGATCGCCATGACGGTGGTCGAGCCCTGGCTGTGTTCGGTCACCCCCAGCCCGTAATAGATCGCGGCATTGCCGCCGGTGGCGTAAAGCCTCGCGGCCTGCCGGACCTCGGTGGCCGGAACGCCCGTCAGAGCCTCGGTCGCCTCGGGGCTGACGCGGTCTTCCGAGACGAAGGCGGCCCAGTCGGCGAATGCCCCGGTGTCGCAGCGTTCGGCGATGAAGGCCCTGTCGGTCAGGCCCTCGGTCACGATCACATGGGCGATGGCGGTCAGGAGTGCCACATTGGTACCGGGCCGAAGCGCCAGATGGTGGGCGGCCTGCACATGGGGGCCCCTGACCAGATCGATCCGGCGCGGATCGGCGACGATCAGCCTGGCGCCCTGGCGGAGCCGCTTCTTCAGTCGCGAGGCGAAGACCGGGTGGCCGTCGGTCGGGTTGGCACCGATCACCAGCACCACATCCGCCGCTTCGACGCTGTCGAAATCCTGCGTCCCGGCCGAGGTGCCGAAGGTGGTCTTGAGGCCATAGCCGGTGGGCGAATGGCAGACCCGCGCGCAGGTATCGACATTGTTGTTGCCGAAGACCTGCCGGATCAGCTTCTGCACCAGGAAGGTCTCCTCATTGGTGCAGCGCGACGAGGTGATGCCGCCGATGGCGCCGGGGCCGCTTTCGGCCTGGATCGTGCGCAGCCTTTGCGCGGTGAAGGTCAGCGCCTCGTCCCACGATACCTCGCGCCAGGGCTGATCGACGGTCTCGCGGATCATCGGGCTCTGGATGCGGTCGGGATGGGCGGCATAGCCGAAGGCGAAGCGGCCCTTGACGCAGCTGTGCCCGCGATTGGCCTTGCCCTCCTTCCAGGGCACCATGCGGATCAGCCGGCCGCCCTTCATCTCGGCCCGGAAGGAACAGCCGACACCGCAATAGGCGCAGGTGGTGACGATGGCGCGGTCGGGCGTGCCGTGCTCGATCACCGCGTTTTCCTGCAGGGTCGCGGTCGGGCAGGCCTGCACGCAGGCGCCGCAGCTGACGCAGTCGGAGTTCAGGAAATCGGAAGTGCCCGAGGCGATCCGCGCCTCGAAGCCGCGCCCCTCGACGGTCAGCGCGAAGGTGCCCTGCACCTCTTCGCAGGCCCGCACGCAGCGGAAGCAGGCGATGCATTTCGACGGATCATAGGTGAAATAGGGGTTCGAGGTATCCTTGGCCTCGAAGCGCGGGTTCGCCTCGCCATTCTGCCGGGTCTCGAAATGGTTGGCGCCGGGGCCGTAGCGCACCTCGCGCAAGCCCACCGCGCCCGCCATGTCCTGCAACTGGCAATCGCCATTGGCCGCACAGGTCAGGCAGTCGAGCGGGTGATCCGAGATGTAAAGCTCCATCACCCCGCGCCGGAGTTTCGCAAGCTTGGGCGTCTGGGTCCGGACCTCCATGCCCTGGGTGGCAGGCGTGGTGCAGGAGGCGGGCGTGCCGCGGCGACCCTCGATCTCGACCATGCAGAGCCGGCAGGAGCCGATGGGCTCGAGGCTGTCGGTGGCGCAGAGCTTCGGGATCTCGATCCCGGCTTCGGCGGCGGCGCGCATGACCGAGCTGCCCTCGGGCACGGTCACCTCCATGCCGTCGACGGTGAGCGTCACGGTCTTGCCGGAGCGGCGGGCGGGGGTGCCGAAATCGGCATCGGGAAGGATGAAGTCTTTCATCTGCTGGCCTCCGGGCTGGCGGATTGGTCAAGTGACGCGAAAAGGGCCGCGCCCGATCCCGGGAGGGCGTTTCCCGAGGGTGTGGCGGCGCGGTTCATACTGCGGCCTGCTGCCACGCGTTCTCCTGCTTGAAACGTTGCAATGCGCCCTCGCTTGGGGAGGGGTGAGATAGCGTCCCGGAAACGCGCCAGTGGCGCGTTTCGCTGGCGAACGGGCGGAGCCCCGGACGGGCGCGGCCCGGGATGGCTGCCCGGGCCAGAGGGTTGGACGGTGCGTGACCAGAACGGCGAACCAATGGCGTTTTGCGCTTGGTGCAGGCGAGATCGCGTCTTGGCAGGTCGTGAGGTGCGACAGGGGTGCCGTTGTGGCAGGACTCGCGACGAAACCCGCCTCCTGTCTGCCGCTTCCGTGCGGTGAGCTCCTGGCAGCCGCTCATGCGTTGCCGGCGTTCTCATTCCGCCGCCTCCCGCGCGGGGGCGAAATCCTCGGGGAAATGCCTCAGCGCGCTTTCGACCGGGTAGGGGGTGAAGCCCCCCAGCGCGCAGAGCGAGCCCGCGCGCATCGTCTCGCACAGATCGGCGAGGATCTC is part of the Rhodovulum sp. MB263 genome and encodes:
- the fdhF gene encoding formate dehydrogenase subunit alpha; protein product: MKDFILPDADFGTPARRSGKTVTLTVDGMEVTVPEGSSVMRAAAEAGIEIPKLCATDSLEPIGSCRLCMVEIEGRRGTPASCTTPATQGMEVRTQTPKLAKLRRGVMELYISDHPLDCLTCAANGDCQLQDMAGAVGLREVRYGPGANHFETRQNGEANPRFEAKDTSNPYFTYDPSKCIACFRCVRACEEVQGTFALTVEGRGFEARIASGTSDFLNSDCVSCGACVQACPTATLQENAVIEHGTPDRAIVTTCAYCGVGCSFRAEMKGGRLIRMVPWKEGKANRGHSCVKGRFAFGYAAHPDRIQSPMIRETVDQPWREVSWDEALTFTAQRLRTIQAESGPGAIGGITSSRCTNEETFLVQKLIRQVFGNNNVDTCARVCHSPTGYGLKTTFGTSAGTQDFDSVEAADVVLVIGANPTDGHPVFASRLKKRLRQGARLIVADPRRIDLVRGPHVQAAHHLALRPGTNVALLTAIAHVIVTEGLTDRAFIAERCDTGAFADWAAFVSEDRVSPEATEALTGVPATEVRQAARLYATGGNAAIYYGLGVTEHSQGSTTVMAIANLAMATGNIGRPGVGVNPLRGQNNVQGSCDMGSFPHELPGYRHVHDAGARGVFERLWNVTISDEPGLRIPNMLDAAVDGSFRGLYIQGEDILQSDPDTKHVAAGLAAMDCVIVHDLFLNETANYAHVFLPGSSFLEKDGTFTNAERRLNRVRRVMAPKTGLADWEVTMALANAMGAGWGYAHPSEIMDELAATTPSFAGVSYDLLDREGSVQWPCNEAAPTGTPVMHETGFVRGKGLFVVTDYVPTDERTGPRFPLLLTTGRILSQYNVGAQTRRTANTAWHDEDRLEIHPHDAETRGISEGDWVRLASRSGETSLRATLTDRVSPGVVYTTFHHPETQANVVTSDYSDWATNCPEYKVTAVQVALSNGPSDWQEDYAAHARAARRILPAAE